The Prionailurus viverrinus isolate Anna chromosome B2, UM_Priviv_1.0, whole genome shotgun sequence genome contains the following window.
TCAATGCTGGAACACTTATATTACTTAGTGAAACAACACACAACACATTACCGAAAAACAATCATGCATTAGTACAAGATCCATTCCATGTGCAGATGGGCCATTGGAGTTAATgtaacagagaaagacacagtcaATGTTACTGTTTCAAGTTCCAGTTTGCAAAGAACCTCAGAGAAAGTACACATTGTGTAGTTTTAATATAGTATCAAACATGAATTCCCATAATTATCTGAAAAGGTTATGACACATACTATTCTCCTATATTTGGTCAAGGACATAAATTTTGTCATATACTTCAGCCAAAACAGCACAAGAGATGCAGAAGCAAATCTGAACATTCAGTGGTCTTCTaaggagacagacaagaaagagaCTTGCAAAAATGTGAAATGCAAGAAAACCACTGTTCTCAGTGCCCCTTTTATTTGGGAACAATGTTACTTTCCATACCAacaatatttctgttttcatgtgaTTGtacatgaattaataaatatatgaaccTGTTTTAGTCCTACTGTGGTAAATAAGGATCGATATAATCCACATTCACACAATTCTCCCTGGGATCCTCACTAATTTCTAAGACTGTAGAGATGTCCTGAGAACAAAATGCTGGAGAATCAGTGACTCACACAGCTCCTGGTCCACGGCTGAGGGACACAGTGGGACGAAGAGCACTCTGTGCAGTAGGTGAGGCGTCCAGGCCAAGTCCCAGGTCCCCAGGCCCGCCTCTCAGGGTCTCTGGCCCCAGGGCGGCGTCGGGGGCGGGGAAGCCCAGTGTTGGGGAGTCCCCATCTGCCCTGGTTTCACTTCTCCCTGTCACAACCTGTGTCAGGTCCTTCTGCCTGGATACTGATGACGCGGCCTCGGTTCACACTCCTATTAGTGTCGGGTTTCCGGAGAAGCCAATCAGCGGCACCGCGGTTCCGGGGTATCAAGTTTCCGCACCCGCCTCCTGAGACTCACGTTTCTCCCCAGACCCCGAGGATGCGGTTCGTGATGTCCCGAACTGTGCTCCTGCTGCTGTTGGGGGCCCTGGCCGTGACCCAGACCTGGGCGGGTGAGTGCGGGGTCGGGAGGAAAGGGCTtgtgaggggcaggagggagaggaccGCCCGGCGGGGACGCGGAACCCCCGGGGAGGCGACTGTCCTTCGCCCCGACCCCAGACCCCTACCCGCCTCCCGCCCTGCCCCGGCCTGCCCTCCCCCGACCCTCTCGGACTCCGCCCTGCTCTCCCCAACTcgggtccccctccccctgccctcctggccGCCTCCCCCTGGGACCCGGGCCCCGCGCGGGGAGGAGGGTCGGGCGGGGTCTCAGCCCCTCCGCGCCCGCAGGCTCCCACTCCCTGAGGTATTTCTCCACCGCGGTGTCCCGGCCCGGCCTCGGGGAGCCCCGCTTCATCGCCGTGGGCTACGTGGACGACACGCAGTTCGTGCGGTTCGACAGCGACGCCCCGAATCCGAGGATGGAGCCGCGGGCGCAGTGGATGGAGCAGGAGGGGCCGGAGTATTGGGACCGGGAGACGCGGAACGTGAAGAACAGCGCACAGATTTCCCGAGTGGACCTGAACACGATGCTCCGCTACTACAACCAGAGCGGTTCCGGTGAGCGACGCGGGCCCGGGTCCAGGTCACGACCCCCATCCCCACGGACGGGCCGGGGTCGCCCCGAGTCTCCGGGTCAGAGCGCTGCCCCGACGCCTCGTGACCCccgtcccacgaccctggaaaaGCCCGAGGGAGCTTTTAGGCGGGTTTACTTTCGGTTTCACCTTAATCACTGCTgctctgggggcggggcggggacagGGTCGCACAACATCCAGTGGATGTATGGCTGTGACGTGGGCCCAGACCGGCGCTTCCTCCGCGGGTACAGTCAGGTGTCCTATGACGGCAAGGATTACATCTCCCTGAACAAGGACCTGCGCTCCTGGACCGCAGCGAACACCGCGGCGCAGATCACACGCCGCAAGTGGGAGGAGGCCTGTGTGGCCGAAGACATCAGGAACTACTTGGAGGGCACGTGCGTGGAGTGGCTCACCAAATACCTGGACATGGGGAAGGAGACGCTGCTGCGCGCAGGTACCGGGACCGCGGGGCCTCCTCGATCTCCCCTCCACTGGGGCTGGCTTCCCACGAGGAAGGGAAAATGGACTCTGTCACGATAGCGCCCCTCCCAcgggtgggaagagggagatcCGCCTCGGAGTTCATCTGCCTACTAGAGGCTGACTCACCTTGAGGGTGCTTTTCTCTAAAAGAGAGACAGGAATCCAGTCTCTCCCTGGGATGCAGGTTGAAACATCCCTGAAATAACCCATCAGCAGTTCCCTTTGACCCTGGCAGCCACCTTGTGAACCCTGACTTTCCCTCTCAAGGCCTTGTCTCCATCTGGGAACGTATTTGGAGATCTGACTCGGGGTTTTCTGAGTCACTCACCCTCCACCACACTCAGGACCCCTTGGACCTGCAGCCTCCTACCTGGGTTTTCTCCCTGATTCCAGAACTTAACAAGAATCAGGAGATCCCAAAGGCTAGACTGCTCTCTGGGTTTTGTGCTTATTCCATCCGGACCAGTGGTCCTGTCCCCTTCAGGATGGTCACGTGGATGCAGTTTCAGTGGCCCATAAAGCTAAACCACAGTGtggattctctgtttcttcttcctcagaaTCTCCCAAAACACACATGACCCGCCACCGGATCTCTGACCATGAGGTGACCCTGaggtgctgggccctgggcttcTACCCTGCAGAGATCACCCTGACCTGGCAGCATGATGGGCAGGACCACACCCAGGACACAGAGCTTGTGGAGACGAGACCTGCGGGAGATGGGACCTTCCAGAAGTGGGCGGCTGTGGTGGTGCCttctggagaggagcagagatacACGTGCCATGTGCAGCACGAGGGACTGCCCAAGCCCATCACCCTGAGATGGGGTAAGGAGGGTTTGGGGTCGAGCCCCTGTCAGGGAACGCAGGGCCCTTCTGGAGAATTTCACAAAGTGAGGACTGAAGCCAGATATCTGGGCCTctcaccttccttccccttccagaACCATCCTCTCAGCCCTCCATCCCCATCCCAGGCATCATTGTTGCTGTGGTTGTCCTTGTGGTCATTGTGGTGGTTGGAGCTGTCATCTGGAGGAAGAAGTTCTCAGGTAGGAACAGAGTGGGGGGATCTGAGTTCTCTTGTCCCGCTGGGGGGTTTCCTAGGTAGCACATTGTCCTGCCTGGTTCCTGGGAAGTTCCATCCACACACATGGACCTGCCCACTCTGGAGCCGTTACTAACATTCACTCTGTAGCAAAGCACTTGTGAAAATGAAGAACAGATTTTCACTTGGTAATTCTGGTGATGGGGACCTGATTCCCAGCAGTGACAGTACACAGAGGAAGGTCCCTGCTCAGGACAGACCCCCAGCAAGTCAGGTAGTCCTGagacgcccccacccccacccgctcccacacacacacctctttctTCATGTATCCAATCTTGTCCTGGGTCTTCAGTCAGAATTCTGGAAACTTCATTGTGAACAAGGATTAGGAGGTTGCTCTAGGATCACATGGCCCAGTTGTCCCAGGTGtctaaaatggtattttattccACAGGAGGAAAAGGACCAAGCTACTCTCATGCTGCACGTAAGTATTGAGAAAGTGATCCCTGAAACCTGGGATAATGTAGACAGGACCCCTTGAGGAGctcatgcccccacccccacccccaatagcTGCTCCTTAGTGTCAACTCCTGTGACTCTGATCATGTCCCGTTTATCTACCCCAGGAGATGACAGTACCCAGGGCTCTGATTCATCTCTCATGGCTCTTAAAGGTAAGACTCTGGAGGGTGAAGTGGGAAGGAGTGGGGGCACTAGGGACACTTTGAGCATGAGGGGGGCTGTTGAAATGTGGCACTTATGTGACTGACCTAAATGTGttcatgataattttttttacagtgtgAGACCCGCTGCCTGTGGTGCACTGAGCGATGCAGGATATGTTCATGCTCCCACTTGGTGACATCGAGATCCCCTGACTTCCTGCAGATGGTGTCAGAATGTGTCTGCATTCCTATTAGCATATCGTGAGGACACAGGAGACTGGCCCCCATGCCCATCATGACCCCTCCCATACTGATTCGTGTTCTGTCTCCATTCCTGTCTTTCCTTCATGTTGGGCTGAGTACTGACGCCTTACTTCCCTACTGAAAATGAGAATCCTGATAAGAATTTGTGTTCTGTAATTCTTGGTATGTGGGCATGATGAGATAATAAAAGAGAGGATTTGTATGGttggaacagaaaataaagccctGAGAACCTTCCAGAACCTGGATGTTTCCTGTGCCGTTTCTGTTGcaggtggggacaggagagggctGGAGGAGCCAAGTGGGGATGGGGCCTGGGTCCAGTCGGTGCTCAGTGCATCCTTGGAGTGTCGTGCTCCCTCCTCAGCTGGGTCATGTCTCTGCTCCTTGTCCTTGTCCCTTCTGTGGAACCTTGTCTCACCAGGACCATGACCACAGGGATGTGGACATCACCTGTCACCAGGACCTTGTGGAGCCAGAGCTTCCTGTGACTGGGTCAGCCCAGGCTCCATCCTGGGTTGTGCCCTCAGGCCcatcttttggggttttttttccttgtgtctgTGATGCATCAGGCCTGTTCTTGCTCTTGTGTCCAAGTTCCTGTCTCATTCTCCCTGGATCACCCCGGTGGTTACAGCACCAGGAGTCCTTTGGGCTGTTGTTCCCACAGGCCTAGGTGGCCCCAGCACACAGGGGTCTCTGAGGTTTGGAGACATGAATTTTCAGATTCATCCAATCTTCCCCTTCCTCTCGAGCTGTCGTCTGGATTATTCTTTAGATTCTGGAGGTAGGAGGAGTCTGAGAGTTTCTCATCGTTACTACACTTCAGTTAGTTTCTACCTTCCCTGCCTCTCtatgccctctccctgcccttagTTCTAGTGATGCTGGTTCTGGCTCccatccatgttcatggatttatAAAGCAGGGTCTAATGTAGATTTCTATTTGGTTGGAGCAACGACCTCATAGAGCATAAATACAGTGATTCTAAAGACAGGAATGTAACTGTGTGCTGTGCTGTGCAGGGGTAATGCTGTGGAAGGGGGGAgctgagcagagagagtggggagcaCCCCTGGGGGAAAGTAGAGGCTGCACTGATGGTGAGGTGGGAGCACTTTCTGCGGGAGCTGCCACAGACCGGCTGTGCCTGAGGCTCATCCAGAAGACATAGGTCCTCTGCGCTGACCACTTGTTCCACTGATAATGTCGTGTGCCACGTGCAGGACCTGCTATTTTTTCATCTAAGCACCTCAGTAAGTAAGAAGAGGCAAACGTGCTGGTCTTGTGGAGAATATGTCCTAGGGGTGAGGGACAGACTCTACTTGACCCTGGATCAATTTGGGGACTGAGGGCAATGACCCCATTGAGCAGTCAGAAATCCAAGTATAACCTTTGACTCCCCTGAAACTTAAATACTACCACTAATAACATACTGTTGATAAGAAGCCTTACTGAAAACAGGAACAGTCATTCAACACATGTTTTGTACGTTACATggatatgtacatatattcttacaataaattaaGGTGGagaaaatagtaagaaaacataagagaaactGCATTGACAGCACTTATTGTATAAAAGTCCACAGATCGGTGGATGTGCACATGTCAAACCAGTGTAATTCAGAGTCAACTGTATATTGTACAAATGCGGTAAATAAGGGAAGTGTTTAAATTGGAAATTGGTAGGTGCTTTGAGGAAGGTGACCCAGAGAGTTATCtgtgtggggacagggaaggTGGCTACTTTACTATGGTAGTAAGTGTGAGCCTCACTGGGAAGCTGACCTCTGAGAGATGGGTGGGACACAATGAGTTGTTGAAGAGCATGTCTCAAGGAATTCTTTCCAGGCAGGGGAACTTCCAGGCACACACACTAGGGCAGGAGCGTGTCCTTGTTCAAGGAAGGGTGAGAGGCCtttgtggctggagcagagagcatGGGAAATGCGCTCAGATATCTAGGCTTTAGGATTAgaagacttttaaattttctctgaGTGACATGTGGAGTCACCAGATGGTTTAGATCAGATGGTCCACGTGGTAGTACTTCTCTCAGCAGCATCTGTTTGCTGCTATGCAGAATCGACAGGTGGAGGGCGGGAGACCATAGGGAGACTGTAGGAAGCCAGTGCAGTTTCCAGGAGGGGGgatgttggatttattttgggGTTTGAAGAGAGAAATAACAGGAAGTTGCTGTACTCTggttattgtgtgtgtgtgtgtgcatgtgtgtgtgcgtgtgtgtgtgtgtatgttctgGATACATTTAAAGATGAACTTTGCAGCATGTCCTAATGTATTACTTCTGGGTTGTGAGAAGGAGGAATCGAGGACAGCATCCAATACTTCAGACTGCAAGAAGAAAGGGGGGTGTCTTCCAATGAAACAGGGAAGATTTTGGAAGTAAGACATTTGGGGAAGCAGCATCACAGGCACCCCATTAGGAGTGTGGAAACTGAGATTATTAGAAATACAAGAGAAGTTCCAGCTGGAGATAGAGTGCAGGGTGGGAGAAATATCTAGGTTGAAGAAATAGATGTGGGAGGTGACACCATATAAATGATGTTTAGAGCCTTCAGCATAGATCAGGTCACCAAGGAGTTGATGGccatagaagagaaaggaacaggacCAAACCCTGGACTCCTCATTGCTAAGCAAGCTGATCACAGCACACGCACATACTGAACAGTTCTGGTTCTGCACCTAGAAGGCACATAGACCAGGGAAACCAACCTTCATTGTCCACTGGAATTTCCTGGACTTAGGAAGAGCTAGACAGTCTGGAGTAGAGCGTGAGATTCTGGGTTTATAACAAGGTTGGTGCTGCTTCTGGTCTTCACATCACACACTGAGCACCAAGCACATAAAGCAGGATCCCACGTGGCTGTGCCTCAGCCTCTCCTGTGGGGCTTATTAAGTAGTGATTCCTGGGTCCATGCCCAACACTCTAACAGGGTATGTGGAGAGAGGCCTGAGTGTTTTGTAACGAACCCATGAGCAATCCTGGGGTTCCACCAGATAGAGTTGCAGTGAAGTCACTGATGAGAGCCCTCATTGTGGGAAGGGGTCTTACATCCACATTGAAATGTTGTTTTTTCTAGGAAGAAAAATGCAAGACCTGCTGGGAGATACATATTTTCTCTCCCAGGGGACAGAGCCAGGTGGCAGATTGAGGAAGTGGTTATCAGCTCAACATAAAATCTCTGAGATAACAAGAgtgtagatcttaaatgtttgcaccacacaaaaggaaatggtaactatgtgacaAGTTGCAGGTCTAGGGTAATGTTCTGGTTGTAAGCATTTTGCAGCATAGAAACGTATCAAGTCAAGAAACTGTAGTCTTAAACTGACACAATGgtgtatgtcagttatatctcagtaaaactggtgaaaaaaagtctgaaatcaggCTCTCTAACGCTATTCCCTACATCAACTTCTCCTTCTTTGTGATACATGTGCACAGTTACAGACTgtgatgagagaaagagaatgtggggCCTTGTTCTATTTTAAGGAAAGTCACAAACCAGGCTTGAGTCTACACAGACAGGAACAGAATCCACAATGGACCCGAGGGGGAGGCTCACATATAGCCAGGGCCCTGCTCCTGGGTATAGATGCCACCCTCGCGACACAGTCCCCTGACATAGGACACTGGATCCGGAGGCTAGGactgctgttgctgctgccccTTGCAACTAACTGCATGACACCACTGTCACTCACACACCTGTGCCAAATGCCATGTAGTGCGGTCCCAGCCTATCTGTCCCATGTCCTGAGGCAGAGTCTGGCAGGTGGTCACGTGACTGTGAAGTTTCATGCCACGTCCAATGCAAGAGTGTTTGGCAAAGTGGGTTCTCCTCTCCATGGTCTCTGCCCTCcgtcaacatttttaaatgtggaagTTTTTCATATGGGAAGAGGATACTAGCTCTGGGCatgaaacgggggggggggggggggggccaggaatggaaaaagaatgacaaattgCAACATTTGGAGCAGTGATTTGAGACTACAACTTGATATGATACATTGTAGGCACTCAGGTCAGATTGGAGGAAGGAGTGACTAAATACGGAGTCTTTCAACTTTTCCCCTTGATAGTTGTTATTTTGTCTACTCCAGTTGTACTCACAAGTAAGTGGAGTAGTACTGTCGGGTGATGAAGTGATTGTTCAAAATGTCTTCTCCAGCCTTTGTCTCTTCCTAGGATTAAGTAACCCAGATCTGTAACACTACAAATAATACATACAGTAACACTTCATATTTTTTGTACATGCCCGTATTTCTGGGCAGAGTGTCCAAAATTTACCAGG
Protein-coding sequences here:
- the LOC125166136 gene encoding class I histocompatibility antigen, Gogo-B*0103 alpha chain-like isoform X2, producing MRFVMSRTVLLLLLGALAVTQTWAGSHSLRYFSTAVSRPGLGEPRFIAVGYVDDTQFVRFDSDAPNPRMEPRAQWMEQEGPEYWDRETRNVKNSAQISRVDLNTMLRYYNQSGSGSHNIQWMYGCDVGPDRRFLRGYSQVSYDGKDYISLNKDLRSWTAANTAAQITRRKWEEACVAEDIRNYLEGTCVEWLTKYLDMGKETLLRAESPKTHMTRHRISDHEVTLRCWALGFYPAEITLTWQHDGQDHTQDTELVETRPAGDGTFQKWAAVVVPSGEEQRYTCHVQHEGLPKPITLRWGIIVAVVVLVVIVVVGAVIWRKKFSGGKGPSYSHAARDDSTQGSDSSLMALKV
- the LOC125166136 gene encoding class I histocompatibility antigen, Gogo-B*0103 alpha chain-like isoform X1, producing MRFVMSRTVLLLLLGALAVTQTWAGSHSLRYFSTAVSRPGLGEPRFIAVGYVDDTQFVRFDSDAPNPRMEPRAQWMEQEGPEYWDRETRNVKNSAQISRVDLNTMLRYYNQSGSGSHNIQWMYGCDVGPDRRFLRGYSQVSYDGKDYISLNKDLRSWTAANTAAQITRRKWEEACVAEDIRNYLEGTCVEWLTKYLDMGKETLLRAESPKTHMTRHRISDHEVTLRCWALGFYPAEITLTWQHDGQDHTQDTELVETRPAGDGTFQKWAAVVVPSGEEQRYTCHVQHEGLPKPITLRWEPSSQPSIPIPGIIVAVVVLVVIVVVGAVIWRKKFSGGKGPSYSHAARDDSTQGSDSSLMALKV